In one Dreissena polymorpha isolate Duluth1 chromosome 7, UMN_Dpol_1.0, whole genome shotgun sequence genomic region, the following are encoded:
- the LOC127840085 gene encoding uncharacterized protein LOC127840085: MLQMGEQNSLSLQTSYKKVLKEIVDVRRLINENLDRLQQNTERKLEELHSTLHNSMENIRKHCVEFISKINGFNIKDLQNESPERSFIIFRKCLDQTASADLFLRKATANVAIEFNHNKDLEQCLASCSEFGSITNCEAVSQHVVDPNKIVSIKNKTQYSLPTATDKGMCSISGICESTNGEFILADYGNECVYLLDQAYKLIDQIQLPTSPLSMCKISSNEMAVTVSNCSSVNEIHFLRVDKGRVVKYNTLELNHMCYGIAIHQGDLFVTSGTEVCQYTMNGRLVKTIYMDYSRRCTVVGVGVSPDGKRIYATDIHNGKLLTLTRDGAVTASLKDPAFRPTCTVPNLHVAATGQVFVVGKQCISQVDTYGKKVLNTIQLDMSTPRSVYFNEDTRKMIVGFVLNKRVMEFNT, encoded by the exons ATGTTGCAAATGGGAGAACAAAATAGTTTGTCTCTCCAAACGTCATACAAAAAAGTGTTAAAAGAAATAGTTGATGTTCGTCGACTGATCAACGAAAATTTAGATCGACTGCAACAAAATACAGAAAGAAAATTGGAAGAGTTGCATTCTACATTACATAATTCTATGGAAAATATCAGAAAACACTGCGttgaatttatttcaaaaataaatgggtttaacaTTAAGGACTTACAAAACGAGTCGCCTGAGCGATCGTTTATTATATTCAGAAAATGCTTAGACCAAACCGCTTCGGCAGATTTATTTCTTCGGAAAGCAACTGCAAATGTAGCCATAGAATTTAACCACAACAAGGACTTGGAGCAGTGTCTTGCTTCTTGTAGCGAGTTCGGTAGCATCACAAATTGCGAGGCTGTGTCACAACACGTCGTTGACCCGAACAAGATTGTAAGCATTAAGAACAAGACGCAATACAGTCTGCCAACAGCGACTGATAAAGGCATGTGCTCCATTTCGGGTATATGCGAGTCTACGAATGGGGAATTCATCCTCGCTGACTACGGTAATGAATGCGTGTATCTCCTAGATCAGGCATACAAATTGATAGACCAAATTCAACTACCAACTTCGCCGTTGTCCATGTGTAAAATATCTTCCAACGAAATGGCGGTCACTGTAAGCAACTGTAGTTCTGTGAATGAGATTCATTTCTTACGAGTCGACAAGGGTAGGGTTGTAAAATATAATACTCTGGAACTAAACCACATGTGTTACGGTATTGCGATTCACCAGGGTGACCTGTTTGTAACGTCCGGTACTGAAGTGTGTCAATACACTATGAATGGGCGGCTAGTGAAGACCATATATATGGATTATTCAAGAAGATGCACTG TTGTAGGAGTTGGAGTGAGTCCTGATGGCAAGAGGATCTATGCGACCGACATTCACAATGGCAAGCTTCTCACACTTACCAGGGATGGAGCAGTCACAGCCTCGCTCAAGGACCCTGCATTTAGACCGACTTGTACAGTACCTAACTTACATGTGGCAGCCACAGGACAGGTGTTTGTCGTAGGCAAACAATGTATAAGTCAAGTTGACACGTACGGAAAGAAAGTTCTCAATACGATACAACTTGATATGTCCACGCCTAGGTCTGTTTACTTCAATGAAGACACAAGAAAGATGATTGTTGGATTTGTTCTCAACAAACGCGTCATGGAGTTCAACACATAG